The nucleotide sequence TATAAAAATATATCGATGCATTTTTATTTAAACAAAAAAAGAGGAAGCTCTTTTTAAGCTCCCTCTCTCTATTTGTATTTTTCAATAAATAATTAGTATCTTCCTATAAATAAATATTTGTATTTAATCAGTATTTATCAGTCATCGAATTTCTGTCCCATTAACTGTCCGTTAGCAGAGATAAATAATTCCATAAAGTTATTTAATTTAACTTTATAATTACCCCATTCTTTTTCTACTTCAAGTGCTTTTGCTGATGAAATGAGTACGGTACTAAACTTAAATGCTAATCAAATAAAGTATTTAAGTGATAATTACGGCTACGCATTAGAAGGAATAACAACTGACAGATTTTCTGAATTAGTAAAAGAAATAGAAAACAGTATATCCGCTTATGAAAGAGGCGTTGAGGTTGCTGAGGACAATATATGATAATTCAAAATCATAATTTAAACTATAAATAAAAGCCTGTTTACCGTGCGTTGTAAAAGATTATGATAAACTATAATATGACAATATATTTTTTTACAAAAATATTAAATAAATTACTTATTTAATTTAAAAAATTGCATAGCCTCTTCTAATTCCTTAGCTTCATTTAACAAAGAAGCAGCCGCTGAAGCAGATTGTTCTACCAATCCGGCATTCTGCTGTGTTACGCTATCCATTTGAGAAACTGCTATATTTACCTGATCAACTCCTGACTGCTGCTCTATAGCTGTTTCACTGATATCTCGCATTATATTAGAAGTTTCTTCTATTTTTTTCTCCAAATCTTCAAATATTTTCTCTGACTCTTTTGCTTTCTCTACAGATTTACTAATTTTATCATATATAACATTAATCAAAGAAGTAATATCCTTAGCTGAAGACTGAGAATTCTGTGCTAAATTCCTAACTTCGCTCGCTACAACAGCAAATCCCTTACCCTGTTCTCCGGCACGGGCAGCTTCAACAGCAGCATTAAGTGCCAATATATTAGTTTGAAAAGCAATATCTTCTATGACCTTTGTTATATTTTTTATTTTTTCACTATCCTCATTAACCTCTTCTATACTTTTAGTTGTTTCTAAAATTATGGATCCGGCATTTCTAATCGAATTCATAGATTCCTTCATCATATTATTGCCTTCTATAGAATGCGAAGTAGAAGACTTAATTGTAGAAGCCATCTCCTCCATAGAAGAAGCAGTTTCTTCTAGACTTGCCGCCTGAGCTTCTGTTCTTTTTGATAAATCAGAATTACCATTTGCTAATTCCTGAGCTGCTGTAGTTATTTTGATAGAGGAATCATTAACTTGAGATATTATCTCTGTAAGTTTTTTACGCATTCCGCTGAAAGATTCAAATAATATTCCAAGCTCATCTTTTCTTTTATGCTCATTGGAAACATAAGTTAAATTTCCTATCTCTATTTCCTTTGCCTCTCTTATAATGCTGTTTATATGACTCATTATTCTTTTTATAAAAAGATAAACAAATATAGATAATAATGCAACAGCAATTAAACCTACCAATGAACTTATTAAAATCAATTCCCTATTTGTAGAATATATCTCACTATCGAACATAGTCATAGCTATTATCCAATTCATAGATTTCATTTTGCTATAAGAACCTGTTCTTTTTTGATCCATATATATGTACGATAAAGTACCCTTAGTTAAATTATTATCAAATACTGTTTTGTAATCCTGAACAACACTAGAGCCTATTTGATCATATAGATTATCCATTATGTCAATTAAATTAGAATCTATAGTTAGTATTCTGCCTGTTTCTCCTAAAGTGATATCTGAAAAGTAATTATCATGTATAAGTTTCCAATCTATTACAACAAGTATCGCACCTAATAAATTACCGTCTAAACTTTTTATAGCACCGCCCAAAACCAATGATTTATTTCCCGTATCTGCTGAATCTATTATTTCATCATCAAATGTATATTCAAAATTTTTGCTTTCTAGTTCAGACCAGAAATTAGGTCTAGTATCAGAAATATTATTACCTATTGAACTTCCTAAAGCATCGGCTATAATATCACCATTTAAATCTGCTACTGCTATATTTATAGAATATTCATTAGCCCCATTAAATAGTGCCAAAGCATTTAAGGCGTCAGCTTCTGTTTGTTCATTTCTATTTAAAAGCGAATTCATAATAGCAGGAGCAACAGAATATGTCTTAGCTAAAGAAACTTGA is from Brachyspira hampsonii and encodes:
- a CDS encoding methyl-accepting chemotaxis protein, which codes for MKKIHSLSFKVPAIISIMSILIIFIILSIAVTFANKGISRSRFEGFANTVQSYAKLFDAILVDQVSLAKTYSVAPAIMNSLLNRNEQTEADALNALALFNGANEYSINIAVADLNGDIIADALGSSIGNNISDTRPNFWSELESKNFEYTFDDEIIDSADTGNKSLVLGGAIKSLDGNLLGAILVVIDWKLIHDNYFSDITLGETGRILTIDSNLIDIMDNLYDQIGSSVVQDYKTVFDNNLTKGTLSYIYMDQKRTGSYSKMKSMNWIIAMTMFDSEIYSTNRELILISSLVGLIAVALLSIFVYLFIKRIMSHINSIIREAKEIEIGNLTYVSNEHKRKDELGILFESFSGMRKKLTEIISQVNDSSIKITTAAQELANGNSDLSKRTEAQAASLEETASSMEEMASTIKSSTSHSIEGNNMMKESMNSIRNAGSIILETTKSIEEVNEDSEKIKNITKVIEDIAFQTNILALNAAVEAARAGEQGKGFAVVASEVRNLAQNSQSSAKDITSLINVIYDKISKSVEKAKESEKIFEDLEKKIEETSNIMRDISETAIEQQSGVDQVNIAVSQMDSVTQQNAGLVEQSASAAASLLNEAKELEEAMQFFKLNK